Genomic segment of Candidatus Binatia bacterium:
TTGCTGCTGACGGTGATCGTCACGGCGATCCTGTGGGCAAATGGCGAGACCGCGGCGGACTGGGCGCGGCGTTTCGCGCAGCGTCTGGCCGGGCCACAGGGCGCGCGCGCGGTGATTCTTGCGGCGCTGGCCATCCGCGGCGTGGCGCTCGGCGTGGTGGTGACGGCGATTGCGCAGTCCGGCCTGGCGGGTCTGGGGATCGCGGTTGCAGGGGTGCCATTCGCGGCAGTGCTAACGGCGGTGATGTTCCTGCTTTCCATTGCCCAGGTGGGGCCGGCGTTGGTGTTGATTCCGGCCGTGATCTGGGTGTTCTGGACCCACGGTGCCGTGTGGGGCACGGCGATTCTGATCTGGTCCGTGGCCTGCAGCGCGTTCGATAACTTCTTGCGGCCGGTGCTGATCAGGCGCGGTGCCGATCTGCCGCTGCTGCTCGTTTTTGCCGGCGTGATTGGCGGCCTCTTCGGTTTTGGGGTAATCGGCCTTTTCATCGGGCCGGTCGTGCTGGCCGTGGCGTACACGCTCCTCGTTCACTGGGTGGACGAAGACGCGGGCGCGAACGAGGCCGGGTCACCGGCGGGCCGGTAGGAGGCGGGTTTACGCGCGCGCCGCCGTGGTGGCGGACGAGAAACGCGGGCGCGGGCACCACGGCGGCCACCGGCGCCGCTTGTGGGATTATCCGTTAACGTGCGGAAAGGCGGCGTTGAACCGCGCGCTGGCGTGTGGCGGCGCGCGGGTTAGACACCGGGCGGCGGGGCTGGCGAGCCGCCGGGCGGCCGATCTGGATCTTCCTTCCCTCCGTGCCCGGGATGACGGTAAACGCCGGGCGCAGTTGCGCTATCGCCGCCGCGATGAGGCGGTCCACATCCGCGTCGGTGTGTGACGGGTCGTGATGGAAGGGTACGAACTGCTTGACGTTCGCAAGGGCGGCAAACTGCATGGCTTGTTCGAGGCTGCTGTGGCCCCAGCCGACGTGCTCTGGATACTCGGACTGCGCGAACTGGGAGTCGTGGATCAGGAGATCGACGTTCGCGGCGAGCTGGTAACCGGAGGTCCACTCCGGCGCCCGCGGGAAAGGTTCGACGCCCAGCGCCGGTTCGTGGTCCGGAAGGTAGGTGACGGTTCCGGTGCTGGCGGCAATGCGATATCCGAGGGTCGGTCCGGGGTGGCAGACGAGGGCGGCGGTCACTTCGAGTTCGCCGATTTCGAAACGGTCGGTGGTGACTTCGTGCAGATGGAGGCAGCACGCCAGGTCCCGCAGGTGTACCGGGAACAGCGGCGGGGAAAGGTAGCGCATCAGGCGCTGGCGCAGCGTCAGGGTCGTGCTCGGCGGGCCCCAGATGTGGACGTCGACGCCGGCCTGGTGAATGGGCCAGAAGAAACCGAGTCCCTGGATGTGGTCAAGGTGGAGGTGGGTGAGCAGCAAGTCGACCCGGCGCGTGGTCCGGTCGAGACTCGCGGCCAGACGGCGCACGCCGGTTCCCGCGTCGAGGATGAGACGGGTGCCGGCGGGTCCCACGACCTCGACGCAGGACGTGTTGCCGCCATAGTGGGTGGTGTCCACTCCGGGCGCGGCCAGCGAGCCGCGCGTGCCCCAGAGAGTGACGCGCATCAGTGTCCCACCTCGTGAAAGACCAGCATCGCCCCGAGATTGCGCTCGCCCTGACAAGACAGCGGGAACGCAATCGCCTCCAATTTCCGCCGCGTACGATCGAGGCCCTGCACCCACAGGAACGCGTGGGCGACGCGGCGTTCGCTGAGGGCAACCATCAGCGGCAGTCGGGCGGCGGGGATCGGTCGGCCGGCGTCGTCGGTCGGCATCCAGGATGTGGCCCACTCGTCCGCCGGCATCTCGCCGGTCTCCTCGAAGCGGACGCCGAGGACACGTTCCGCCGCTTCGTTGTAAAACACGAGCGTGCCGCCGGCGTCGACGATGAACGCCGGCAGCGTGAGGGAGCTGGCCAACTGACGGGTCAGGATGACCTCGACCTCTTTATGTTCCATGCGGCGCGTCGCCTCTCCGGCCAAAGGCTCTTCCCCGCCCGTGCGGTGCCCCGGTGCCCGAAAGGTATCCCAACTAATTCTAGTTACCACAGGTTTTTGCGGGCATGGCAACCCCCTTCTGAGGGCCGGTGCGCCCGCCGGGCGTGGTGGACTCGGAACCCGCGCGTGGTGTAGGGGAGGCGGCGGGAGGATCGTCTGTATGCGACTGCAAGGACAGGTGGCCGTGGTTACCGGCGCGGCTCGCGGTATCGGCCTGGGAATCGCTCGCTGTCTGGCCGCCGAGGGGGCATCGATCGGCATCGTCGACATCGACGGAACCGAGGCCCAAACGGCCGCCGCCAACCTCGGCGTGCCGGCCATCGGTATTGCCGCCGACATCTCCCAGGAGCGGGAGGCCATCGCCGCCGTCGATGCCGTTGCCGAGCGCTTTGGCGGGCTCGACATTATGGTCAACAATGCCGGGGGCGGTGGGCCGAACAGCGTGCTCTCGGTCGGCAACCCCTTCACCCGCGTCGAACAGGCCGGATGGGACGACCAACTGACAACCAACCTGCGAACCACCTTCGCCGGCTGCAAGGCGGCCATTCCCCACCTCGAACGGCGCGGTGGCGGATCGATCGTCAATATCGCCTCGATCGCCGGACTGGTGCCGAACCCCGCCATTCCCGCCTACGGGGCGGCGAAGGCCGGGGTGATTCACGTGACTCGTAGTCTGGGGCTCGAACTCGGACCGAAGAACATCCGGGTCAACGCCATCTGCCCAGGCTTCTTGTGGACGAGGGCGTGGGAAATGCTCGCCATGCTGCTCAAGATGACGGTCCCTCGCTACGCCGACATGGAGCCGCGCGACATCTTCATGGATCAGGTGCGCAGCGCGACGCCACTGGGACGCGAGCAGACTCCCGAGGACATCGGCAAGCTCGTCGTGTTCCTCGCCAGCGCCGACGCGCAGAACATCACAGGTCAGGCGATCTCGGTGGACGGTGGCATCACGCTGCGCGTCGGGCCCAGCCGCGACGTCGGCTGAGAGTCCGATGGCGGGACCGTTCCGCCTGGTCGACCGTGTGATCGAGGTAATCCCGGGCGAGCGGATCGTGGCGCTGAAGAACGTGAGTCTCAACGAACCGTACCTCGCCGGACACTTTCCCGGCATGCCGATCGTGCCGGGTGTGCTGATTTGCGAGAGCCTGGCTCAGGCCGGTGCGATCCTGCTCGAACGTTCCGCTGGTGCATCCGGACCGGTCGAGCTCGCCGGCCTCGACGCTGTGCGCTTCCGGCGGCCGGTGTGGCCCGGGGACCAGATCCGTCTCGAGGTCGAGTTGCAAACGCGGCGCGGGGCGGTGTGGAAGATGCGCGGCCGAGCGCTGGTCGACGGTGAAGTGGTCGCCGACGGGGTGCTGCGGTTACGCGACGCGTGAGCCGTTGCCGGTCTACCACAGGCGAAAGATCAGCCCGAGAACGACCACGATCATGCGCAGCGTGTCGACGACCGGCCGGAAATGGCTGGCGTGCTCCGCCGGCGGCGGGTAGTACACGTCGACCGGAACCGATTCGATCCGGATCCCCGCGCGCACGGCACGGATCAACACCTCCGTTTCGAACGCAAAGTGATGCGCGCGCAGCGGCAGGCGCAGCACCGCGGCGAGCGGGTAGACACGAAATCCCGACTGGGTGTCGGGAATCGCCTGCCCGCAGGCGATCTCTACCCAGCGGTTCGCGAAGCGGTTACCGAACAGCCGTAACGGCGCCGCTTCGACCCTGTCCATTCGCCGCGCCCCGAGGATCAACGCTTCCGGTGAGTCGGCCAGAGCTTGCAGCAGGGCGGGGATCTGCGACGGGAGGTGTTGCCCGTCGCCGTCCATGGTCAGGGCGTGGCTGACGCCCGCGGCGTGCAACGCGCGCATGCCGGTGAGCAGGGCGACACCCTTGCCGCGGCGCTGCGGGTGGGTGACGACGGCGGCGCCGGCGCCGCGCGCTTGCACGGCGGTGTCGTCGCCGGAGCCGTCGTCGACCACCAGCACGTCGGAAACATGCTGCCGGGCGCCGGTCACGACGCCGCCAATCGTGGCACCGCAGTCGAGGGCGGGAATCAGGACGGCCACCGACGGCACGGAACCTCCATCCGTGGCGGCGCGGGTATCAAGCCGGTTGCGCCAGCTCGCGGGTAATAGCCGCCCGCACCCGCTGCATGAGATCGTCCCGGTCTTCGTAAGTCAGACCCCGCGTGGGGATCGGCGACAGGACGACGATCTCGACCTCGCCGGGAAGGATCGACAGTCGCGCCCCTTTCGGCATCACCTCGTGGGTTCCCTTGCAGACCACCGGGACGATGGGCACGCCGGCGCGGATGGCGGTGACGAACGCGCCCTTCTTGAACGGCAGCAGGCGCCCGTCCTCGCTGCGGGTCCCCTCGGGAAAGACGATCGCGGATACCCCGGCTGCACTTGCCCGGTTCATGCGGTCGATGGCATTCGGGCGGTCGTCGCGATCGATCGGGATCATGCCCATGCGCCGCAGCACCAGGCCCAGGACCGGCTCGCGGAAGAGATCGACCTTGGCGGCGAAGCGATTGTTTCCCGGGAGGTAGCCCAGCAAGGCGACGATGTCGAAGTGGCTCTGGTGGTTAGGCGCGAAGACGTACGGTTCGTTCCCGAGCTGCTCGGCGCCGCGGATGCGTATGCGCACCCCGCACATACGCGCCAGATTGCGCGCCTGCGCCTTGGCGAAGCGCCAGACGAGGTTCTCGTTGCGCAGCACGAGGGACATCGCCACGGCGATCGATCCCATGGCGAACAGCATGCCGCGAAAGAAAAGCCGGTTGACGACGATCCGGCCGCGAGAGACGGGTTGGTCGGCGGCGGAGACGCTCTCGGCCGGCGGTGCGGAAGTGGGCATCAGGTGTTGCTCCCGTGTATGTCGGTCGGTCCACGCGAGTTTCTGGACATGGTCAGCCCGAATAGCGCGGCCCGAATTGACTTGCCACCGGGTTTTTCGGAAACTCTCGGACTCCACCAGCCGATCGTGAGTTCGCCATGCGCGTCTATCTCGTCTCGCCGACGCACTACGCCCCCGACGGTTCGTTGCACAGGACGACGCGTTACTGGACGAGCGGCGTGACGTTGCCGTACCTCAAGGCGCTGACGCCACCGGGCTTCAAGGTGTCCTTTGTCGACGAGCTGTTCCACGACGTCGACCTCGATCGCGACTGCGACATCGTCGGGTTGACGGCCATGGGCCCGCAGATCAGGCGGGCCTACGACCTCGCCGAGCGTTTCCGCGACCGCGGCAAGCGGGTCGTACTGGGAGGGACGTGGGTGAGTCTCACGCCCGAGGAGTCGATGCGGCACGCCGACGCCGTCGTCGTCGGCGAAGCCGAGCACCTGTGGGCGGAAGTGCTGGCCGACCTGGCGGCGGGCCGCAGTGCGGGTATCTACCGGGCGCGCCGGTGGCACTCGCTCGAGAACCTGCCGCGCTTCGACTACACCTCGCTGCCCCTGCTGAAATACGACGTCTACCGGAAGAGCTGGCTTTATCGCATGTACTTCCACTGGCCGGTGATCTTCTCGCGCGGCTGTCCGCATCCCTGCCAGTACTGCGCGGTGCAGACCTACTACGACCGCAGCTACCGCACGCGGCCGGTCGAGGAAGTCATCGAGGACGTGCGCACCATCAAGGCGCTTGGCGGCAATCGAATCCTCTTCCTCGACGACAATCCGATCGGCCGCCCCGACGCGGCCAAGGAGCTGTTTCGGGCCCTCATCCCGTTGCGGGTGAAGTGGGCGAGCCAGTCGACGATCAATATCGCCCGCGATCCCGAGCTCCTCGACCTGGCGGCGCGCAGCGGGTGTGTGAGCCTCTCGCTGGGACTGGAGAGCATCAATCCGGCCAGTCTCGACGCGATCGGCAAGGGCTTCAATCTGCCGGGACGGTTTGCGCGGGATATCGCCGCCATTCGCGCCCGTGGCATTCAGGTGATCGCACTGCTGATGCTCGGGCTGGACGGCGATACGGTCGACACCTTCGGCCGGTCGCTGCAATTCCTGATCGACAACAAGATCTCGTTTCTGAAACTGTTCACGCCGTGCCCGTATCCGGGAACTGCGTTCCACGACGCTCTGAGCGGCGCCGGGCGCATCGTGACCACCGACTGGAGCCGGTACGACTACGGCAGCGCGCTCATCCGGCCGGCGCAGATGAGTACCGACGAGATGATGGCCGGTTTCCAGTACGTCTACGAGGGATTCTATTCGGTGAGTGCCATTGCGCGCAGGCTGTTTCCGCCCCCCATGGGCAGCTACCTCGAGACCCTCGCGTACCTGGTCGCCAACCTCAAGGTGAACCGCTACCTGCGCCGCCACGAAGCAGCCTGGGCGACGATCTCCTAGCCCACGCGTCGGATCGCCTGGAACTCACGCGCGGCGGGCACGAGAGGCAGCCTCAATCCGGCAGAATGGCCCGGTGCCCGCGGGCGCGTGCAGTGACTTGTTCGGCACTCCATCTGCGGGTACCGCCGAGCCGGGCGCTCCTCCGTACTCGTACTCGTTCACGTACTCGTACTCGTTCACGTACTCGTACTCGTTCACGTACTCGTACACGTTCACGTACTCGTACACGTTCACGTACTCGTACACGGCCACTTCCTCGCAGGCGTGCAACCGCCCGCGTTTCACTTTCATCGCTGCGTGCCCTCGGTCCGTGTACGAGTACGTGTACCGCTTCGCTGAGTACGTGTACGGAGTGGAAGCCGAACTGCCGATACAGCCGCGAACGTGCGCTCCGCACGCGTAAGGTTACGCGAACACACGCACTCCACCCGCGAGACCTGCCGGTCGCGGAAGGCCACCTGGAACTCGCGGCGATAGCAGGGGGCAATTGACAGGCGCTGAAATCGTGCGGTACACGCTGGCGTCGCGTCGCCCATTGGCGTCGCGAGTGGGGCACTGCTTGGATTCGATGAGCGCGGAGAGGGCTGCAGCACGATCGGCGGCGGAACGGGTAAGCGCTCCGGCCCCGGCAAGGGCAGGCGGCCCGCGGCGCCGGACCGTGCTGGCGCGGACGGTCGCGGCGTTTCTCGTCCTTGCTACGCTGCCGTTTGTCGGCGGCTGCCTGATGTTTGCCGGGCGGCACTGGGAGGAAGTTCGCCAGTCGGTCGTCGAGCCCGTCAACTCCTCCATGCACCGCCACCTGCCCCGTGACATCAAGGCGAAGGACAAGACCGCAATCCTCGCCCATTACGCCACCGATACGGGGACCGGTCTTACGTGGGATGCCGCGACACCGGTCAGCGACGGATTCGCGGAACGGCGCACGCGCTGGTCGGGACGGTCCGGCCCGGAGCCGATCGGACACCGTTACGACATTCTCCTCGCGCAGTTCCGCGACATCGAAAAGGCCGACCTCCGCATCCATCGGGTGCACTGGGACCGGCCGTCGCCGCTCGGATATCCCGCCGACTTCCACCTGATCGTGCGCGGGGTGGCGCCAAACGGCGAACGAATGCTCCTCGATCAATGGACCCGCGTCTGGATCGACCGCCGCAACGACCGCTGGGTGATCGCCGGCGAGGAAGTCCGCAGTCGAGAGACCGTCAGCGCGGCGCAGCCGCGGTTCGAGATCGCAACCGAAGCGGCAGGCATCCGCGACGTTCACGAGGTGGAAGGATCGCCGGTGTTTCGGCTCATCGGCGACATGGCCGGCAGCTCGGGTGCGGCGGTGGCCGATATCGACTGCGACGGCTTCGAAGATGTTGCCCTGTTGAGCAGTTCGCGGCTCGCGCTTTACCGCAACAGCGGCGACGGCACGTTTTCCGACGCGACGGCGGCCAGCGACTTTCCTCCACGGCTCGATATCGCGGGAACCGGCCTGGTGTTCTTCGACGCCGACAACGACGGCGATCCGGATCTGTGGATCGTCGGTATTCGCGGCGAGCGCTTCTACCGCAACGATGGCTGCTCCCGTTTCACCGACGTCTCCGAGAACGCCGGCATCGGACCGAGCGCCTGGTCGAGCATGCCCATCGTTGCGGACTACGACCGCGATGGCTTCCTCGATGTGTTCGTCGTCCGTATGGGGGATCACGAGAACACGGCGCCGGAGCCGAACTGGGATGCCCGCAACGGGGTTGGCGACTCGCTGTACCGAAACAACGGCGACGGCACCTTCACCGATGTCTCCGAAGTCGCCGGCATCAGAGAGCCGGGTTGGGGACTCGCCGGCGCGTGGGGCGACTACAATAACGACGGCTATCCGGACATTTACGTCGGCAACGAATTCGGGACCAACGCTCTGTACCGCAATAACCGCGATGGAACGTTTACCGACGTCGCGGCAGTGGCCGGCGCGGAAGACCGCGGTGCGGCGATGGGGATTGCGTGGGGCGACTACGACAACGACGGGGATCAGGACATCTTCGTTTCCAACATGTACGCCAACTCGCGGTGGGTGTTGTTCCATCCGGAGTTCCCGCCGCCGGTGCCGTGGTACTTTAGTTGGGTGCCCCGGTCGGACGTCGAAAAGATCATCGAGGAGCTTACCCGCGGCAGCTCGTTGCTGCGCAACAACGGCGACGGCACCTTCACCGACGTCAGCGAGGCGGCCGGCGTGCGCGACACGCAATGGGGGTGGGGCGCGGAGTTCCTCGACTACAATAACGACGGCCGGCTCGACATTTACGCCAGCAACGGGTTCATCACGGGGGACCTCCCCGACGATATATGACTGGACATGTTCGACGGCGTCGGTCGACGCCGCGACCAGAGGACCGGGCAACTGGTGAGCATCGGTGAGCACAGCCTCAACGGCATGGAGCGCGACTATCTTCTGCGCAACAACGGCGACGGTACGTTCGTAGACGTCGCCTACGTCAACGCCGCCGACCGGATCGAGGACGGGCGCGGGGTGTCGATCGTCGATTACGATCAGGATGGGCAGGTCGACGTCGTCCTGCGGAACTATCGGCAGCCGGCGCAACTGCTGCACAATCGCGGTGGATCCGGCCACTGGCTGGAGATCGACCTGGAGGGCACGCGCAGCAACCGCGACGCCGTCGGCGCCCGAATTACGGTAGCGGCCGGAGGGAAGCGGCAGACTCGCGAGGTGCGGGCCGGCTCGGCGTATCTTTCGGCGTCGTCGTTGGTCCAGCACTTCGGACTCGGCAAGGCGGATCGCGCCGATGAAGTTCGCATCGACTGGCCCTCCGGCGAGGTGACGCTCCTGTTCGATACCGTGGCCGATCGCCGCCTCTTTGTACGCGAGGGGGATACTCGGGCCACCACGGCGGGAGTGCCCATGACCTGGCGGTAGTCTCAAGACGCTGAAAATGTGGTGCCCTCCGCGGGGGGCTGACGCCCGAACAGAAAAGAACCAGGCGGCGGGGAAATATGCCGACTGCCGGATCCCGAACGTCAACGAGCTGCAGAGTCTCGTCAACTACGGCGCGTCGTATCCTTCGGTGCACGGTGCCTTCAACTCGAGTTGCACGGCCGGTTGCACGGTCGACGGGGTCGGCGGGCCGGTGTGCAGCTGCACCGCTTCGGGCAACTACTGGTCGTCTACTACGTATCAGAACACCCCGGGCAACGCGTGGCACGTCTACTTCGGCAATGGGGAAGCGGACGCGAACAATAAGTCCACCAGCCCCTATGTCCGTGCCGTGCGTGGGTACGCGCGCGCACGCCACGTTTATGGGGCGACTGGCTTGAGCCCGGCGATTCATCGTCGGGTCAGGGATCTCGGCTCGGCGGGAGCCTCGCCATCCAAATCCGACTTCTTTGCGCCATCCGCGCTCCGCTGCAATTGCAAATCAGCGCTCCCAGAGGATCTGCGCCGCCTCCAACGGCACCATCGCGGCCGGGTGAGCGGGGACGACGCGGGCCGTGTAATCGTTCGGCGAGCGGTCCGCCGCCACGTCGCCGGAATAGAGAAACGCGTTGGTGGCCCCCGTTAGCGCCGCGCCGCGCTGCAATGGCACGCGCACCGGGGCGCCGCCGTCGAGGCCTTCCGCGTACAACTCGATCGCCACGCTGCCGGCGTCGACGTCGCCGAGATAGACGTGAATGTCGAACCGATGCCGGTTCTTGGCCGTATTGACGCGGACGTCCCCGAACCTCAAGGTGCCCCAGCGCTGAGCCAGGGTTCGTGACCAGCGCAGGATCTCGGCGCCGAGCCGGCCCTTATCGGCGGCTCGGCCCGCGTACGCCTGCGCCGCGGCCAGGTAGTGCTTCTCCGTGTACTCGCGCACGGCCCGGTTGGTCGAGAACCGGGGCGTAAGACGCGCCATGCTGGCGCGCATCTTTGCCACCCAACCAGCCGGAATACCGTCGCCGTTGCGCGTGTAGAACAGGGGCACCACTTCGGTTTCGAGGAGTCGGTACAGGGTCTCGGCCTCGGCGGCATCCCACGCCGGATCGTCGCCGTGCTCCTTGCCGTCGCCCAGCGCCCAGCCGAACTCCGGCGCGTACGCCTCCGCCCACCAACCGTCGAGCTCGGAAAAGTTGAGGCCGCCGTTAACCAGCACCTTCATGCCGCTCGTACCGCACGCTTCCCACGGCCGCCGCGGGTTGTTCAGCCAGAGATCGACCCCCTGCACCAGGTTCTCGGTGACCGACATGTCGTAGTCGGCGACGAACGCAACGTGGCGCGCGACTGCCGGATCGCGTGTGAACTGCACCCACTGCCGCACGAGCGCTTTGCCCGGTTCGTCCTGGGGATGCGCTTTGCCCGCAACGACGATTTGCACCGGCATCTTGGGGTTGGTGAGCAGGCGCATCAGCCTCTGCGGGTCGCGCAGCAGCAGATTCGGCCGCTTGTAGGTCGCAAAACGCCGGGCAAAGCCGATGGTGAGCGCGTCGGGGTCGAAGATCTGCTCGGTTTCTCCGACCTCGCGTGCGGAGGCTCCGGCGGCGGCGAATTGCCGCGCGAGTCGCTGCCGGGTCCAGCGTACGAGGTCCCGGCGGCCGTTGGAGCGGAGCTGCCAGAGTTCGGCGTCGGTGGCCTTCTGGAAGTCCTGCTCGACTTTCGGCATTCCCTCGAGCCAACGCGCCTGACCGCAACGCTTCGTCCACAGGGCGTCAGCCGCGGCCGAATCCCAGGTCGGGGCATGGACGCCGTTGGTCACCGCGCCGACGGGCACCTCCGCCACCGGCCAGCGCGGAAAGAGCGGGGCGAACAGGCCGCGACTGACGACGCCGTGAAGCTCGCTGACGCCGTTGACTGCGCCACTCGCCCGGATCGCCAGATAAGCCATGTTGAAGGACTCCGAAACATCCGCCGGGTTACCCCGCCCGAGCGCCAGCACGGCGTCCACGCCGATGCCGAGATCGTCTGCGTACGGCGACATGTAGGTGCGGAACAACCCGGGCTCGAAGCGATCGAACCCGGCAGGTACGGCGGTGTGAGTCGTGAACAGATTGCCCGCGCGGGTGACGACCAGCGCGACGTCGAAGGGCTGTTGGTTCGCGCGCATGAAGTCGCGCGCGCGCTCGAGCACCGCGAAGGCTGCGTGCCCTTCGTTCAGATGACACACGATTGGGTCGACGCCGATCGCGCGCAGCAGCCGCCAGCCGCCGATGCCGAGGACCATTTCTTGTTGCAGCCGCAGCTCGGGGCCGCCCCCGTAGAGTTCGCTGGTGATACCGCGGTCCGCGGGCAGATTCGCGGGGTCGTTGCTGTCGAGCAGGTACAGTCGGGCACGGCCCACACGCACCTCCCAGGTGCGCAACCACAACTTGCGCCCGGGCAGGTCGATGCTCAGCCGCAGCCACTCGCCGTCGGTGCGCACCGGCACCACCGGCATCTGTACGGGATCGTTGTGCGGGTAAAGGGCCTGCTGCCCGCCGTCCCGGTCGAGCACCTGGCGGAAGTACCCCTGCTGATAGAGCAGTCCGACGCCATGAACCGGCACGCCGAGATCGCTGGCCGCCTTAAGCTGGTCGCCGGCGACGTTGCCGAGGCCGCCGGAGTAGATCGGTAGCGCTTCGGTCAGCATGAACTCCATGCAGAAGTACGCCACCGCCCCGAGCGGCGGTTGCGGATGCGCCGCCTGGAACCATGCCGGCGCCTGCAGCACCTGCCGGTAGGCCTCGAGAATCGCGCGACCGAGCTTCTGCACTTTCGGGTCCGCTGCCAGTTCCTTGAGTCTCGATTCGGACACCGTCTGCAGAATCAGCCAGGGGTTGCGCGTGAGCGCCCACACCTCCGGATCGATCAGCTTCCAGAGTTCGTCCGCCGAGTGAATCCAGTACCAGCGCGTATCCAGGGCCAGCTCGGCAAGGAATTCGATTCCCTTGACCGGGGGCAGCAAGTATCGGAATCCCTCTTCAGCCATCGTGTCCTCCCTCTCTGCCTCGACCCCCACAGTGGACCGTGGGACAGCCGCAAGTTGGACTCCACTGCTGCCCCGATGTACAGTCTTTGTCGGATCTTGCAAGCTGCGGAGCACGGACAACGAGGAGGAGGACGGCGACGATGTACGGCAGGTCGATAACAACGGGCGTAGTGCTGGTGGTGGCCGCGGCCGTGCTGGCGGCAGGGTGCAGTGCGATCCGGCGCAGCGAAGCGGAGAGCACGGAGGAGATCCTTGCCGCGGCGGGCTTCACGATGCAGGTCGCCGACGACCCGACCGAAGCGGCGAAACTGGAAGCCCTCGACCCGCCGCTCAAACTGATCTCGCGCGTCAAGGATGGGAAGGTGGTTTACACATACGCCGACCCTTACAACTGCAAATGCGTCTACGTCGGAACCGAGGCCCAGTACCAGCAGTACCGCCGTCTCGCCCTGCAAAAGCAGATCGCCGACGAACAGCTCGAAGCCGCCGAAGCCGCCGAGAGCGCGGCGACGATGGGTCCGTGGTGGTGGTGGTAATAGTCGGCCGCGCGTCAGCCAAACCATGACGGCGCCGTTCGAGATCGTCGTCGACGGGCCGGCGGCGCTCGCCGAGGTCTTTTGCGAGCGGTTCACGGCGGCCGCCGCAGCGGCGGTCGCGGAGCGCGGGCGCTTCACCATCGCGCTTCCCGGCGGTTCCGTGGCGCAGACCTTCTTCCCACCCCTCGCGCACGCGCAGGTCGATTGGCGCAGCGTGCAGGTCGTCTGGGGCGACGAGCGCGCGGTGCCGCCCGACGATCCGGAGTCGAACTTCGGAGCGGCCCGCGCGGCGTTGCTTGACCGCGTTCCGATCCCCGCTGCGAACATCCATCGCATGGCCGCCGAGGCGGCGGATATGGACGCCGCGGCCGCCGCGTACGGGCGCGATCTGCGCGGCCTGCTGGGCTCGCCGCCGCGCCTGGACATTGCTCTCCTCGGGGTTGGACCCGAGGGGCACGTCTGCTCGTTGTTTCCGGGCCATGCCGCGCTGACCGAGCAAGACGCCTGGGTGGTGGCCGTGCACGATTCGCCCAAACCTCCACCGCAACGCTTGACCCTCACGCTGCCGGCGTTGTGCACCGCCGCGCTCGTTTGTGTCG
This window contains:
- a CDS encoding VCBS repeat-containing protein, whose amino-acid sequence is MLARTVAAFLVLATLPFVGGCLMFAGRHWEEVRQSVVEPVNSSMHRHLPRDIKAKDKTAILAHYATDTGTGLTWDAATPVSDGFAERRTRWSGRSGPEPIGHRYDILLAQFRDIEKADLRIHRVHWDRPSPLGYPADFHLIVRGVAPNGERMLLDQWTRVWIDRRNDRWVIAGEEVRSRETVSAAQPRFEIATEAAGIRDVHEVEGSPVFRLIGDMAGSSGAAVADIDCDGFEDVALLSSSRLALYRNSGDGTFSDATAASDFPPRLDIAGTGLVFFDADNDGDPDLWIVGIRGERFYRNDGCSRFTDVSENAGIGPSAWSSMPIVADYDRDGFLDVFVVRMGDHENTAPEPNWDARNGVGDSLYRNNGDGTFTDVSEVAGIREPGWGLAGAWGDYNNDGYPDIYVGNEFGTNALYRNNRDGTFTDVAAVAGAEDRGAAMGIAWGDYDNDGDQDIFVSNMYANSRWVLFHPEFPPPVPWYFSWVPRSDVEKIIEELTRGSSLLRNNGDGTFTDVSEAAGVRDTQWGWGAEFLDYNNDGRLDIYASNGFITGDLPDDI
- a CDS encoding CRTAC1 family protein encodes the protein MSIGEHSLNGMERDYLLRNNGDGTFVDVAYVNAADRIEDGRGVSIVDYDQDGQVDVVLRNYRQPAQLLHNRGGSGHWLEIDLEGTRSNRDAVGARITVAAGGKRQTREVRAGSAYLSASSLVQHFGLGKADRADEVRIDWPSGEVTLLFDTVADRRLFVREGDTRATTAGVPMTWR
- the glgP gene encoding alpha-glucan family phosphorylase, whose product is MAEEGFRYLLPPVKGIEFLAELALDTRWYWIHSADELWKLIDPEVWALTRNPWLILQTVSESRLKELAADPKVQKLGRAILEAYRQVLQAPAWFQAAHPQPPLGAVAYFCMEFMLTEALPIYSGGLGNVAGDQLKAASDLGVPVHGVGLLYQQGYFRQVLDRDGGQQALYPHNDPVQMPVVPVRTDGEWLRLSIDLPGRKLWLRTWEVRVGRARLYLLDSNDPANLPADRGITSELYGGGPELRLQQEMVLGIGGWRLLRAIGVDPIVCHLNEGHAAFAVLERARDFMRANQQPFDVALVVTRAGNLFTTHTAVPAGFDRFEPGLFRTYMSPYADDLGIGVDAVLALGRGNPADVSESFNMAYLAIRASGAVNGVSELHGVVSRGLFAPLFPRWPVAEVPVGAVTNGVHAPTWDSAAADALWTKRCGQARWLEGMPKVEQDFQKATDAELWQLRSNGRRDLVRWTRQRLARQFAAAGASAREVGETEQIFDPDALTIGFARRFATYKRPNLLLRDPQRLMRLLTNPKMPVQIVVAGKAHPQDEPGKALVRQWVQFTRDPAVARHVAFVADYDMSVTENLVQGVDLWLNNPRRPWEACGTSGMKVLVNGGLNFSELDGWWAEAYAPEFGWALGDGKEHGDDPAWDAAEAETLYRLLETEVVPLFYTRNGDGIPAGWVAKMRASMARLTPRFSTNRAVREYTEKHYLAAAQAYAGRAADKGRLGAEILRWSRTLAQRWGTLRFGDVRVNTAKNRHRFDIHVYLGDVDAGSVAIELYAEGLDGGAPVRVPLQRGAALTGATNAFLYSGDVAADRSPNDYTARVVPAHPAAMVPLEAAQILWER
- the pgl gene encoding 6-phosphogluconolactonase, giving the protein MTAPFEIVVDGPAALAEVFCERFTAAAAAAVAERGRFTIALPGGSVAQTFFPPLAHAQVDWRSVQVVWGDERAVPPDDPESNFGAARAALLDRVPIPAANIHRMAAEAADMDAAAAAYGRDLRGLLGSPPRLDIALLGVGPEGHVCSLFPGHAALTEQDAWVVAVHDSPKPPPQRLTLTLPALCTAALVCVAAFGAAKATALCEAIESPASTLPVALAARGGRHALFLLDAAAASRLSAPVH